DNA from Mucilaginibacter mallensis:
GTACCATATTGTTTCATCAGCCTAATATCCTCATCATCCATATAAGTACCATGTTCAATTGAGGTTACACCGCCCAATATAGCCCTCCTTATCCCTTCGGCGCCATGTGCATGGCAGGCAACTTTCAAGCCGTAATCGTTGGCTGTTTCTACTACCGCCTTAATTTCATCAATGGTAAACTTCGCTTTTTTATTATTATCGCCCAGTTCAAAAACGCCTCCTGTTGATGCGATCTTTATGACATCGACACCAGCTTTTACTTGTAGCCTTACAGCTTTTATCAGCTCGTCCCTGCCATCGGCAACCCCGTCTTCGGGGCCGGGACGATGATTAAATACATCATCCCGGAATCCGTTCGTCGGGTCGCTGGCACCACCGCTTGATGAGATGATCTTTCCGGCGGTAAATATCCGCGGACCATCAACCCAACCCTTTTCAACCGCATTTCTCAGGCTGATATTTACACCTGTACCGCCAAGATCACGTACAGTAGTAAAACCGGCTAAAAGTGTCTTTTTAGCGAAATTTACTGAACGATAAGCGATATCCGCATCAGATAGTGTAAAGGTTTCCAGCAAGGTATTGGTACTAAGGATATCCTCCAGGTGTACGTGGCAATCTATAAGGCCAGGTAAAACGGTTTTTGATTTTAAATCAATTACTTTATCCGCACTGCCTGCTTCAGGATAACCGCTGACTATATTTTGTATACGACCGCTATCCACAATTATGGTTACTTTATTTTGAACAGTATTTGAAAGCCCGTCGATAAGTTTACCACAGTACAGGTAAGTTTTCTGTGCCTGTACAATTTGTGAGCACAGCAATAACGACAGCACTATTATCCTTTTTATCTGCATATCTTTTCGTTGAAAAATTTATTAGCCTATACTATTTTTAATTTAATGGAAGATTTTCAACAGTAACATCCCAGTGTGCCAATACAATCTCCCATCTCCGCTGCTCTTCCTTTTTGTAGGTTTCCTGATCGGGGAATAATTGCAGTTTATAAGGATCAACAATGCTGTAATCAAAGGCTAGCGCAGCCGTTTTAAAAACCACGCTTACTTTCAAATCCCAGCGACTCTCTTCGCTGCTATGTAATCTTGGAGTTTCTGCCTCAATGCTAATTACATCGCCTTTTTCCTGTAACTTTTTTAATAATGGGTAGTGATTCTTCTTCCACAAGGCAATAAACTCATCGCTATACCCCCACTTTATTTTGTAATAATCTTCTATTTTAAAATACTCGGCAGGGTTTGCTTTTTGGGCCGAAGCGCGGTTACCGGAAATCAACAGAATTACTGCTATCAGCGCTACTGTTAATAATTTGAAGTGGTGCATGGTTACTTTTTTCATGTCGTTTAGTTTTTACAAATGATTAATTTTTATCCCAGAATAATTTTGTAGCAATATTATCGCCACCTATTGCCGCGGCTGCCTGGCTGTAATTAGCCTGGTTAACATTTTGCTCAGTTATTGGATAAGTGAAACGATTAAGATACGAAGTTTGATTTGGTGGCAATGGTAGCACAAGCCCTAACCTCCTGATCTCTGTCCAGGCCTCATACCCCCTGTTATAAAGGGAGATATACTTCTGTGTTCCAATCTTCAGTTTATAAGAGCCCGTAGCTGTTGCATATGCAACTTTAGGATTAGCCAGGTAGGTGCTAATATCAGTAGCGCTGCCTCCCCAATAAGTTATGGAAGCCGTTATGGCATTGATATAATGCTGCTGCGCAGTTCCGCCTACATTAAATCCTCTTTCTATTGCTTCCGCCAAATCAAATTCAACCTCCGAGTAATCCGCTAATAGTGATGGCAGATTTGGCTGGGCAATGGTGTTGCTGAATGTGGAGAATTTATTATAGGTATTAACCTTACCAATAGCACCGCCTTTATATACCAGTACATCACTGGACTGCGGGTTCGCATTGGTATCGATGGCGGTATAGTATGCCGGTCTCCTTGGATCGTTTAAACTATTCAGCAGGTCAACAAGCGTAGCCCCAGCAACGTAATCTATTAAATGCCCCTGTACCTGGTCAACCCACAACGGGTTGGTATTTGGGGTAGTGGTTAAATAGTTAAAGCTTACATTATCAGCATTGGATTGCAAAGCATTTGGAGCAGCAGCTTCCACAGCTAGTTTGGATTTTGCAGGTTCAACATCAGCCAAAGTAATCCCAACTTTTAACTTTACGGTGTTGCCAAACTTTTTCCATGAACTGATCTCATTAACGCCATTGAACAGCAGGTCTGCAGTATTAAACCCCGGAGCGGTAGTGTTAAGCTTTGACAGTGCATCATCCAGTCGACTTAGTAAGCTATCATAAATCTGGCTTGCATCGTCATATTTCGGCGTAGTATTGGTATAATCAACCGCCTGGGTATATGGAATGTTGCCAAAAGTATTTACCAGTACCGCGTAAGCATATACCTCAAGGATATTGATTTGCGCCAGCTGATTGCTTTTTTGTGCCGCCGATAAAGTTGCATCAGCTTGGGTAAGCTTGTCCGCCTCGTACAAATTGCGCAATACGTTTACATAAATAGCATTCCAGAAACCATCTGGTACATTACGCAATTTCAGGTCGTAGTCACTTTCAGATATTGCGGTTGTTTCTGTCCATTGCTGGGCGGTCAGCCTAAATATGTTGACGTTGTAGGCACTGGTTGCCAACACATCCGACAGTTGTTTTTCAGCATAGGAAAACAGTGTAGATGCAGGCACAGCGGTTGCGCTTTTTGTATCATTATTCAGGTATTCATCTTTTTTAACACAGCCGCTTATTGCCATGGCAGTAAGCAGCGTAAATATTATCTTTTTCATCTGTTTAGAAGGTAAATTTTAAGTTAAAACCATATCTGCGAACATTAGGGTATGAGCCCAGCTGTACCCCTTGGTATGCGCTGCCTGCACCAAGCCCATCTTCAGGATCGGCATAGGGGATGTTCTTATGGATGATCCAAAGGTTACGGCCATTAAGTGATACGTCGATTGCTTTTACAGCGCCGATTTTCTGTACAAATGATGCGGGTACACTATAAGTAAATGCAGCTTCTCTCAGCTTAATGTAGGAAGCATCATATACAAAGGCTTTGTTTGGCGCTGTTTGATAGCCATAAGCTGATTGATTTTGCGAAGCGTCGATCCTGGTGGTATTAGGTGCGCCGTTTGCATAAACACCGGGCAGAATAACACCGCCACCTTGTGATAAAGGATTTCTTTTAGGATTGCCCAGATCATTTAACCCGGCTGTTTCCGGATACAATCCTGTCCATAGGCCAAATACCATATCTACATCGTAGATACTTCCACCATGACTAAAGTCAACCAGAAAGCTTAAAGTGAAATTTTTATAACGGAAGGCATTATATACACCGCCAGTCCAATCGGGATTAGTATTGCCTATATCATTATTAGAGTTGGATGTAAACAAGTAATGGCCTGTTGCATCAACCTCTTTTTGGCCATTTTTGTAAATAAAATCAGTTCCCCTTAAAGTTCCGTATGGCTCGCCAACAGTAGCATTGGTTGTTACGCCACCTTTATAAGCCGCCAACTGGTAATTATTAACCCCGTTGTAAAGTGATAAAACCTTATTGGTATTTTTAGCGAAATTCACGTTGATGTTCCATGAAAAGTCATCAGTTTTAAGCGGATTGCCAGTTACAGTAACCTCAACACCTTTATTTTGGACATTACCGGAGTTGACATACAAGCCATCATACCCGGTTGCTGTTGATACTGATACCGGCAGGATCTGGTTAATGGTGTTATTTTTATAATAAGTAAAGTCGAACCCTATACGGTTTTTAAGGAAGGATGCTTCCAGGCCGGTTTCAAAGCTCTTAGTTCTTTCCGGTTTCAGGTCGGCATTATTACGTACTGTAGATACATAGTAAAGTGGTTCAGAACCAAAATTGGCCGCTTTATCATAAACCTCGTTAATGCTGTGAGACGGGGCATCGTTACCAACTTCAGCATAGTTTAGCTTTACTTTACCATTGGAAAGCCATGTATAATCCTTCAATAGGCTCGAGAAAACAAAACTACCGGCAACAGAAGGATAATAATAGGTATTGTTTTTATCAGGCAGCGTTGTTGACTGGTCGCGTCTTAAAGTTCCGTCAAGAAAAAGAAAATCTTTATAGCCAAAGGTAACACCACCAAAAACACCGGTCACTACCTTCTGATCAACCTCCTCAATCGGATAGTCTATCGGGTTTACTGAGTTGCTTAAAGCAAATAATCCCGGTATCACCAAACCACCGTTGGTTGATGCGCTGATGGAGTTGATATTCTGCCGCCTAGCGTTTAAGCCTAAAACCCCTTTAAAGCTGATATCACTGGTGATGGCTTTATTGAAATTCAGCAACAGATCATAATTATTTTCTTTATAGGTACGGTTTAAGCGATAATATGATGATGGTGTAACCACGCTACCCACATTTATGCGCTGCTCCTGAAACTCGTTATAATAATCTTCTGAAGCACGCCCCACGATATCAAGCCAATTGAACAATTTGTAATCAAGGCTTACATTACCAAAATAACGGTCCCTTTCATCAGTTTCATAATTCTGGTATTGAACAAAATAAGGATTGTCCCAGTAAGCAGAGCTGAGGTCGGTAGGGCTTTTAACATTCCAGTTATCGTTGCTATTTGTTCTGAAATAAGCATCTTTGAGATCCTGTACATCTACGTTTACCTGCCAAAACTCACGGAAGTTTTGCAGGATATTCATTGGTTCACCATTTTGCCCGCCAAAGCCGGTTCCGCCCCTGCCCTTTCCTGCAGTTTGCGTATAATTAACGCTAGCCTGTACAGTTAATTTATCCGTAAGCCTGTACGAGCCTCCAAAATTGAACAAATTTTTACCGATACTGCTATTGGGCAATATGCCATAATCATCTGACCGTGTATAGCCTATCTTATAATTACCCTTGTCGGTACCACCATCAATAAATAAACTGTTGTTAAGCGTATAAGGATGATTAAAAAATGTAGAAGGGTCGTTTTTTGCAGCCACCCATGGTGTTTGTTTATGGTAATAGGGGGATGTAGGATCTAATGATCGCCAGTCATACACCAACAGGTTCGGATCAAACTTTTGACCGTAGGAAGCATCATCATAGGTAGGCACTACGAGTTGTTTAGTTCCATCGCCCAATATATCAGTATAATCAAAGTGACTACCAGGGGTATTCGGGTCGTAATAAGGCCCATAACCTGCACCATACTCTTTTTGATATTGGGCAAACGTACTTTTATCAACCGAACCAAATAGCACGCCCGTATTTAAAACTACATTAAGGCCTTTATTTCCCTTTTTGGTGGTAATAATAATGGCACCATTTGCCGCCCGTGATCCGTAAAGCGCTGTAGAGGCTGCGCCTTTCAGCACAGTAACACTGGCAACATCATCCGGATTAATATCCGCGCCCGGGCTGCCATAGTCATACCCTCCCTTACCATTACGTTGGTTTTGGGTTACATTACTCATGCCACCCAGCTCAAGTTCGCTTGAATTGTCGATAGGTACCCCATCAACCACAAATAATGGCTGGTTACTGCCTGATAGTGATTTAGGTCCCCTGAGCACAATATTTGTTGAGCCGCCAATATCATTAGCCTGTTTAATTTGCGCGCCAGCTATTTTTCCGGATAATTCACCAAGTAAATTGGTATTGCGGTTACTGTTTACCTCCGCTCCGGTTAGGGTTTGTGCAGAGTAAGGTAGCTCACTCTTGTTTCTGGAGAGGCCCAGCGCAACCACCACTACTTCACCCAGCTTATTAGCATTATGGGTTAGCGTTACATTTATAGTTGACTGGTTAACAGCAATCTCCTGGCTATTATAACCGACAAACGAAAAAACTAGCGTTTTGCCATTGGCAGCTTTTATGGCATAATCGCCCTTGCCATCTGTTATTGTACCTTTTGATGTATTTTTAATTTTGACACTTACACCAGGCAAATCGCCCTCCTGATCACTTACATTGCCATGTATAACTTGCTGCTGCGCAAAAGTTATCAGCGGGCATAAAAAAATAAACAGCAGTAGCCATTTAATACGTATTGGTTTCATCATGAATGCTTTTGAGTTTTGTAAAAATTTGGGCAAAAAAAGTCCTGAATCAATTCCAGGAATCAATTTGAATTGTTAAAAAATGAGAAATGCGATTGACTGCGATGAAAAATCAGCTATGAATCCATCAACAGATTAAGGAATTTCAACAACAATAACAGTCGCTACAACAAGCGTTTATTTGAACTTGACAAATATCAGTTTGGATTCGATAAGAAATAAGGGCTTTCGTCCCTTGGGATTGAGATAGTAAGGTTGCAGTCATTGCATTATTATATTATATCAAAAATATTTTTCAAATATAATAATATATTCTATTAAATCCATAGACATTGTAGAATATTGACATATCAATGTCAATATCACCTGTTAAGTATGTTATCGATCGTTTAGGTTATTTTATCTAATACTATTACCAGATGCTTTGGGTTCAAAAACCACCTGCTCTATTCCTACTCCACCATTGAAGGAATATTAGAAGTTCATCGCCCTCCCTATTGGACATTCCAAGAGGCTAGAGCAGGCTGTTCCGTGCACATTGGAGCACCGAATTGTGTAGGCAATTAGGAAAATTGCAAATAATAATCAATAAATTGATATGGTCAAAGTGTGCCAGAAATGCCTGTTTATAGTTTTCGGAATGCGGTGATCAATGGCTCCGGAATGTCCATGCTGGCAAAGTAAACATTACGAAAATGGCTTAGATGCTGCCACTTACGTAAAGAAGGTTCCGGGGCAAATCCGAATCAAATGAACCCGGCCGGCAGGACAAAAAAAGCAAACTATAAAAAATGAATATAAGGTTTCTGTCTTCAAATATTTGCCTTTTTGTAACATATTCAAGGTAAAACTTGTCTTATGGTTATGATGCAACTGAAAATGGGTGAGTTTTTTGGTAATACGGATCAACTTTTAAGGCTGGATGGTTTGACACTGACCGATACCATTTATACCTATTCGTATGTGGATTGGCACTATCATGAACATGCTTATTTTACGTTTATTGTGCAGGGAGAGGTGCTGGAAGGGACCCGGCAAGAATTGCTTCGTTGTTCGCCGGGGACTTTACTGTACCATCGCCACCAGGAGCCCCATTACAACATCAAACCCAATATGTTCACCCGCGATTTTCATGTAAGGATGCACCCGGTGCGTATTTCCAGCATGTGTGCTAAATACTTTGAATGTACGCTGGGTGCATATTTGAGAAGGTTAAAGGTGGAGCATTCAATGCCACTGTTGCGGGAAACGTAATTGTCACTAACAGAGATAAGCTATTCACAAAGAGTTTGCAGCATACTAACCTATTATAATTTATAAAAATAAAAGCCAAGCGATGAAATAATACTTAGGGAAATCCTAATTGAAATATTATAAAAATATCCCGATACGGGAAAATAAACTAATTTCTTACCTAATGAGAATAAAATACGTTACAATTCCTTCAGTAAATACTGCTGAAGAAGAAATCTTTTTTGTGAATTTTTTGGGGTTCAAGCGTAAAGGAGAGCTAGAATTATGGCCAAACGTACGTTGCAAGTTGTTAAGTAATAACGATAGTGACCTACACATAGCGATCATACCAAACAGAGATACCTTAAACCAAAAAGCTGTTATCATTTTTAATACTGAAAATTGTCTCAAACAATACCATGAAATCATTAAAAATGGGGTTGTTTTCAATCATAAACCTTACTACGTTTCGGCAGGAATGATAGCAGAATTTACCGATAAGGAAGGAAATCAATTTATTTTACTGGAAGAAAGATCATATACGGAAGACTAGAAAACATGGAAAATGTATTAAAATTAAGTAACGAAAATCGTATTTGTTCAAGTAAATTGACTTATAAAAATATAACCGAGGTGAATAATAACTTTAGCTTACATGTCAATTTCAACGGGAATGAAAAATTCGTTTTAAATAAGAAGAAATTGCGTTTGTTTCCCCGCACTTTCCTGGCAATTAACCCTGAAACGCTTTATTCTGATATAATTGACTCTGATAGCCCTGTTCAAACACTTTCAATCAGTTTTGGTAAAGGATTTATTGATGATTTTAAGACATCCTTTCTTAAAAATGATAATTCTTTTCCAGATAATTTTGGAAACCATCGGCCTTCACAAAATTTAACTTTAAATGAAACCATTTTTCCGCTACGTGGGGATCTAAAATATAATATAGAACATTTAAAGGTTTTGATAAAATCAAACTGTAACGATGAATTATTATTAAATGAATTCCTCTATCATATTTTACTTAATTATTATACGCTTTACCAAAAAGATATGCGTTTTGTAGAAGAAAGGCTTAAAGATCTTCAATTTGTAACGCGAAAAGAAATCTATAGGCGACTTAGCCTTGCCAAAGAATATTTATATTCAAATTTTGATCAAAAAATTAACATATATGAATTATCAAAATATTCATGTATGTCGGCAACGCATCTAATCCGCTCATTCAAACAGGCATATCATACTACACCCCACCAGTTTCTGATAAACATAAGGCTAAAACAAGCCGAATTTTTGCTTAAAAACACGTCTTATCCGATAAATAAAATTGTAAATACTGTTGGGCTCGATTCTCCAAGTACATTTATTAAGCTGTTCAAAATACGCCATAAGATTACTCCGTTGAAATACAGAACTTCGCATAATGCGGTTAATTAAAGTGTTAATATTGGTTTTTTTCGAATATTTTACTTCTTAGCAAGTAGCTAAGTTTGCCCATAACGAATCGTTTTGTTAATAACGATCAGTTAATAGTTAATTAAAGGATTGCCACGCGAGGTGAGTAATCCTTTTTTTTATTTATAAACTACCAGCAATTCCCCCCTTGTCATCGCACGGCTAATTTGGTCATTTCGGAATATTTAGTGCTATCATTTTGCTTTAAAATTACAGTTTCAAATATATTACTACTTAAAGTCGATAAGACTACCAAAATCTATTAACTGAAGCCTAACTTTTTCATTATGAAACGCTGTATGTCATTCCCATTTTATTATATCAGCAACAGTTTTGAAGGATTTGATGATGGCTGAGAGGCGTTAACCAATTTGAATAGTCTTATTTACACAAATGCGCGGGCACTGACGGAACAACCACCGGCCTGGTTACTGTGAAAAAGACCATCTTCCGATTCCAGGTAGATCAGTGAAAAATTAAGGGGCAAACAACAGGGTTGCAAGGTAACCAAAGGAAGATATTCCATTGCAACCTTCAGACTATCTACACTGCAATTTTCCTTTTTGGCGTGTACAACTCAAGACGCCATTACAAGGGGAAACAACATATTCAAGAAAAACTACTTTAAAATTTGATTAACATGAACAAAAAAATACTTTTAATTATGGGTTTATGCCTGGTCATTTTCTGCCAGGCTTTTGCCCAAAACCACACAGTTACCGGTACGGTAACAGGTAAAGACGATGGTTTAGCCGTTCCGGGAGTAACCGTAAAGATAAAAGGAACACAAGTTGGCACACAAACCAATAGTGCAGGCAAATACACTATAAGTGCACCTAATGGCTCAGTATTGGAGTTTAGCTTTATCGGTTATTTGCCGGTGCAGCTGACCGTGCAGGGAGATGTATTGAATGTGACACTTACACCAGCAAGCAGTCAGCTTAACGAGGTTGTCGTAACTTCGCAAGGCATTAAGAGAGAAAAAAGAACTTTAGGTTACTCTGCACCAACCGTAAGCAACAAGGAGCTAACAGAGGGCGGTAACCCAAGCGCACTTACCTCATTAACAGGCCTGGTTGCAGGTGTTAACATCACTTCAACGTCAAATACGCCTGGTAGCTCAACCAGGATTGTTCTTCGCGGTGGGTCGTCTATTACCGGCAACAACCAGGCTTTAATGGTTGTTGACGGGGTCCCTATTGACAATTCAAGCATCATATCCGGCGCAAGTAGTTTAACAGCGGTTGATTTTGGAAACAGAGGCAATGATATCGACCCGAATGATATAGCGTCTATCACGGTGCTAAAGGGACCGGCAGCGGCAGCTCTTTATGGCTCCAGGGCATCCAATGGCGCGCTCATGATCACTACCAAATCAGGCACAAAAAATGGAAAAAAACTGGAGATAACGCTTAACTCTACCAATACATTTTCATCAGTTCTGAAATTACCTACTTTTCAAAATGAGTATGGCCAGGGGTATATGTCAGGTTCGGCTACAAGCCCTGGTTACGTTACAGGTATAAATGATGCCAGTGATAACTTTAGCTGGGGAGCACCATTTACCGGAAAGGTAGAACCCTGGGGTCAGGAAATTGATGGCGTTACCCAAACCAAGCCATATTCGGCTTTGCCAAACAATATTAAAGATTTTTTTAAGACCGGTTTTGCCGCTGACAACAATGTAGGTATTGCATCGGGCGATGATAAGAACAGTTTCTATTTAGGCTTAAACTCGTTAAATTCCAGCGGTATATTTCCGACTAACGATTCTTATGATAAATATGGTGTAAGATTTAATGGCAAGGCTACGCTTGCAAACAATTTTACCGCAAGTGTTAATTTTAACTACAATAAAATTCAGGCAAATACGCCTTCCGGTGGCCAGGGTTCAAACGGTATATGGACTAACTTAATGCAAACGCCAAGGGATATCCCTATTAATACAATGGGAAACCTGAACAATAAGTATAATGGCTATAATTCTATTACTAATACGTATGGTTTTTATGGTGCATTTACTACAAACCCATATTATATTCTTCAAAACTATAGTAACCTCGATGACGTTAACCGAGTTACCGGCGACGTTAACCTGGCTTGGAAACCCCTTAGCTGGTTAAATATAGTAGAGCGCGTAGGTGCGGATTCTTATTCGGACCGTAGGAAGCTTATTCAACCTAAATACACATTTCTGCCTGCTGACGAGTCGGGAAGCGGACTCTGGGGTAAGATTACCAACAAGGGATCTTATGAAGTGGACCAATATAATGTAAACGAAGTGGTGCATGATTTAATGGTTACTGCAACCCATGATTTTGGTAAAGATTTTCATACATCATTATTATTGGGTAATAATATTAGAGAACGCTCTACAACTTCCAATCTAACAAGCACTAACACCAGCGGTGGTTTGGTAGTTCCAGGATGGTATAATCTTGACAATAGTAACGGGCCGGTAAACGTAATTACAGACGACATTGAAATAAAAAGACTGATAGGATTTTACGCTGATTTAAATCTTTCGTATAAAGACTACCTGTTTTTAGAGGGTACGTTAAGAAACGACAGGTCCTCCACATTACCTTTAAATAACTACTCTTATTTTTATCCAAGCGTAAGCGGTTCATTTGTATTTAGCGAATTGCTTAAAAACTCCGGTATTGCTGACATTTTAAGTTATGGTAAAATACGTTCGAGTTTTGCACAAGTAGGTAGCGATACAGACCCTCACGAATTGACAACCACTTATGGAAGGACTACCGTTAATGGCAGTTTTGGCAATACTACATTTCCATTCGGAAATGTTCCCGCATACCAAATTGGATCAACACTTGGCAATGCTGCACTTAAACCGGAGCAAACAAGCTCATTTGAAATTGGTACAGAATTAGCATTTTTGCAAAGCAGACTTTCCTTCGATTTCAGCTATTACGTCAACAATTCAAAAAATCAAATCATACCCATCCCGGTTCCTGGCTCAACAGGGTATGGTTTTAATGAGGTAAACGCAGGTGAGATTCAAAATAAAGGCATCGAGTTAACCATCAACGGAACCCCCATTCAAACCAGTGATTTAACCTGGAATATATTTGGCACATTTACTAAAAATAACAGCGATGTACTTGCCTTGCCAAATGGTGCTGGACAGATAGTAATAGGTGGCTTCAGTGGTATGGCAATAGTTGCAGCTAAAGGCCATCCTTATGGCGAATTTTACGGTGTAACAAACCAAACAGATGCCCAGGGAAGAACTATTGTTAGTAAAACTACCGGGCAACCGATAGCTACAACAACGGCTCAATACTTAGGTTCATACGAGCCTAAATTTCAGACATCATTGGGTACAAACGTAAAATACAAAAATTTTACTGTAAGTGTGTTGTTTGATGTTAAACACGGCGGCGTATTATATTCACAAACTAAGTCTCTTACAGATTTCGTAGGAACTTCAGCTGAAACCGGTGGTCCCCGATTTGGCCAGCCGTTCCCTAATTCGGTTACCCTGGATGCTAGTGGCAAAAGCGTACCCAATACAAGTATACCCTACTCCGTGTATAATTATTATACAAACGTAATAGGAAATACACCAGGTATGAACGTTGTTGACGCATCGTATATTAAGATGCGCAGCGCCAGTATATCTTATACTTTTGATAAAACGCAATTGAAAAGCCTGCCATTTGGTGCATTAACCGTTGGGGTATTTGGTAACAACTTGTTTTTATGGACGCCAAAATCCAATGCGTATGTAGATCCTGAAGTAAACTCAAGTGGTGCCGGCAACGAGCAAGGCTTCGATTTTTCAGCAAACCCATCAGTGCGTAACTATGGTATCAATTTGAAAGTTTCATTCTAATAATAAACATCATGACCAGAAAATATAGATTAAATTTAAAACAAGCCTTGTTTATAATGCTTGTTGCTGCGGTTGGGTTTTCGGGCTGTAAAAAGTATTTGGACGTAAATCAAAATCCAAATAATCCGGAGAATGTCGACCCTACGTTTCTTTTGCCTACCACACAGGCAGCTATTAGCCAGGTAGTAGGTAATTCATTTCAGGTATTTGGCAATATTTGGGCTCAATATTGGACCCAAAGCCCACTGGCGTCACAATACAAGTCCATTGATCAATACAGCCCGACAAATACCGACTTTGACAATCCATGGCTTAACCTATACCGCGTTGCTTTAATAAACGACGACATGATCCTAAAAAGTCCAAAATCATCAGCTAATCTTAACGGTATTGCCTACGTGCTGAAGGCTTATACATTTCAGCTGGCAACGGATGCTTTTGGTGATGTGCCGCTTTCACAGGCATTGCAACCAACTGTATATAGAAACCCTAAATATGATACCCAGCAGGCAGTTTATGATAGCATATTTGTATACATTCATAAAGCATTACCTTTACTGAATGCAACAGGTGATGCTTCTCTGGGAGCGCAGGATATGATATTTCAAGGTAATATGACCCAGTGGGTAGCT
Protein-coding regions in this window:
- a CDS encoding SusC/RagA family TonB-linked outer membrane protein, translating into MNKKILLIMGLCLVIFCQAFAQNHTVTGTVTGKDDGLAVPGVTVKIKGTQVGTQTNSAGKYTISAPNGSVLEFSFIGYLPVQLTVQGDVLNVTLTPASSQLNEVVVTSQGIKREKRTLGYSAPTVSNKELTEGGNPSALTSLTGLVAGVNITSTSNTPGSSTRIVLRGGSSITGNNQALMVVDGVPIDNSSIISGASSLTAVDFGNRGNDIDPNDIASITVLKGPAAAALYGSRASNGALMITTKSGTKNGKKLEITLNSTNTFSSVLKLPTFQNEYGQGYMSGSATSPGYVTGINDASDNFSWGAPFTGKVEPWGQEIDGVTQTKPYSALPNNIKDFFKTGFAADNNVGIASGDDKNSFYLGLNSLNSSGIFPTNDSYDKYGVRFNGKATLANNFTASVNFNYNKIQANTPSGGQGSNGIWTNLMQTPRDIPINTMGNLNNKYNGYNSITNTYGFYGAFTTNPYYILQNYSNLDDVNRVTGDVNLAWKPLSWLNIVERVGADSYSDRRKLIQPKYTFLPADESGSGLWGKITNKGSYEVDQYNVNEVVHDLMVTATHDFGKDFHTSLLLGNNIRERSTTSNLTSTNTSGGLVVPGWYNLDNSNGPVNVITDDIEIKRLIGFYADLNLSYKDYLFLEGTLRNDRSSTLPLNNYSYFYPSVSGSFVFSELLKNSGIADILSYGKIRSSFAQVGSDTDPHELTTTYGRTTVNGSFGNTTFPFGNVPAYQIGSTLGNAALKPEQTSSFEIGTELAFLQSRLSFDFSYYVNNSKNQIIPIPVPGSTGYGFNEVNAGEIQNKGIELTINGTPIQTSDLTWNIFGTFTKNNSDVLALPNGAGQIVIGGFSGMAIVAAKGHPYGEFYGVTNQTDAQGRTIVSKTTGQPIATTTAQYLGSYEPKFQTSLGTNVKYKNFTVSVLFDVKHGGVLYSQTKSLTDFVGTSAETGGPRFGQPFPNSVTLDASGKSVPNTSIPYSVYNYYTNVIGNTPGMNVVDASYIKMRSASISYTFDKTQLKSLPFGALTVGVFGNNLFLWTPKSNAYVDPEVNSSGAGNEQGFDFSANPSVRNYGINLKVSF